The sequence CGGCCGCGGGTGCGCTGCAGGCCGTAGACCAGCGTGGTGAGGATGCGGGCGCCCGAGCAGCCGAGCGGATGCCCCAGCGCGATCGCACCGCCTTGCGGGTTGACGCGCTCCGGGTCGAGCTCGAGCGCGCGCATCGACGCCAGCACCTGGCTCGCGAAGGCCTCGTTGAGCTCGGCGACGTCGATGTCGGCCGCCGTCAGCTTGGCGCGCTCGAGCGCCTTGCGGCTGGCCGGCACCGGGCCGATGCCCATCTCGCCCGGGTGCACGCCGGCGTGCCCCCACGAGACCACGCGCGCCAGCGGGCGCAGATCGAACGCGCGGGCCTTGGCCAGCGAGGTGACGAGCAGCGCGCACGCGCCATCGTTGAGCGACGAGCTGTTGCCCGCGGTCACGGTGCCGCCCTTGCGGAATGCCGGCTGCAGCTTCGCGAGCTTGGCCAGCGTGGTGTCGCGGCGCACGCCCTCGTCGGCGCCGACGCGCAGCGGCTCCTCGTCGCGACCGCGCGGCACCTCGATCGGTGCGATCTCGTCGTCGAACCAGCCCTCGTCCTGCGCGTGCGCGGCCTTGCGATGGGACTCGAGCGCCCACGCGTCCTGGTCCTCGCGCGACACGCCGTAGCGCTCGGCGACGTTCTCGGCGGTCTCGCCGAGGCCCTCGACCGGATACAGCCGCTGCATCGCGGGGTTCGTCATGCGCCAGCCCAGCGAGGTGTCGAACAGCTCGGCCTTGCGCGCGAAGGCTTCGTCGGCCTTCGGCATCACGAACGGCGCGCGGGTCATGCTCTCGACGCCACCGGCGACGTAGACCTCGCCCTCGCCCGCGATGACGCCCTTGCTGGCGTGCAGCACCGCCTCCATGCCCGAGCCACACAGGCGATTGACGGTGACACCCGGCACCTCGATCGGCAGGCCGGCGAGCAACGCGGCCATGCGCGCGACGTTGCGGTTGTCTTCGCCGGCTTGGTTGGCCGCGCCGAACACCACGTCCTCGACCTGCTCGATCGCCGCGGGATTGCGCTCGGCGATCATGCGCACCGCGAACGCGGCGAGATCATCGGGGCGCACCGGCGCCAGCGCGCCGCGGAGTCGACCGATGGGGGTGCGGATCGCGTCGACGATCACGGGGATGCGGGAGTCATCGGCCATGGGAACGCTGGCCTTATCACGACTCCCGACGAACCGCCTGGGTGCGAGCCGTTGCGCGATCTCACGGGTCGCGTACGCGAGGTCGCACGCTACATCCGTGCCGGGGCCTCGATGCCCAGCTGCAGCAGCCCGAAGCGCAGCGCCTCGTGTGCCGCGCTGACCAGCGTCAGCCGTGCGATGCGCACCTCGCCCTCGCTCTGCAGCACGCGGCACTGCTTCGAGTTGACGAAGCGGTTGATCGACTTGGCGAGCTCGTGGAGGTACGCGCAAACCAGCGACGGCCGCAGGCTCGCGGCCGCCTGCGCCAGCGCAGGTCGCAACCCGTCGAGCACGGTCACCAGCTCGCGCTCCTCGGGCTGGCCGAGCGTCGCGAGCGTGGCCTGCAATGCCGCAGCGTCGGCCCCCGCCGCGGTCGCGAGCCCCTGCTCGGCGGCCCTGCGGAGGATCGAGCCG is a genomic window of Deltaproteobacteria bacterium containing:
- a CDS encoding acetyl-CoA C-acyltransferase, whose amino-acid sequence is MADDSRIPVIVDAIRTPIGRLRGALAPVRPDDLAAFAVRMIAERNPAAIEQVEDVVFGAANQAGEDNRNVARMAALLAGLPIEVPGVTVNRLCGSGMEAVLHASKGVIAGEGEVYVAGGVESMTRAPFVMPKADEAFARKAELFDTSLGWRMTNPAMQRLYPVEGLGETAENVAERYGVSREDQDAWALESHRKAAHAQDEGWFDDEIAPIEVPRGRDEEPLRVGADEGVRRDTTLAKLAKLQPAFRKGGTVTAGNSSSLNDGACALLVTSLAKARAFDLRPLARVVSWGHAGVHPGEMGIGPVPASRKALERAKLTAADIDVAELNEAFASQVLASMRALELDPERVNPQGGAIALGHPLGCSGARILTTLVYGLQRTRGRYGLATMCIGVGQGIACVIERL